From Saccharomyces paradoxus chromosome IX, complete sequence, one genomic window encodes:
- the POR2 gene encoding putative porin POR2 (mitochondrial porin (voltage-dependent anion channel)~similar to YIL114C), with protein sequence MVLPFFNDISRDINGLLNRDFFHTNPLSLNISTTTENGVNFTLRAKQGVTEGPIQTSVEGRFNDRKEGVSLSQGWSNQNRLNTRIEFSKIAPGWKGDVNASLTPQSIKNAKFNLSYAQKSLTARSSIDVLQPKDFVGSVTLGHRGFVSGTEIAYDIAGGLLARYAMSLGYLSRDYSFILSTNNRQCATATFFQNVNRFLQVGTKATLQSKENPNMNVEFVTRYVPDPISQVKAKIADSGLATLSYKRDLNKDTSLGVGMSFNALQLTDPVHKFGWSLSFSV encoded by the coding sequence ATGGTGCTACCTTTTTTCAACGATATATCTAGGGATATCAATGGCCTATTAAACAGGGACTTCTTCCACACCAACCCGCtttctttaaatatttCGACAACCACAGAAAATGGTGTGAATTTTACCTTGAGGGCGAAGCAGGGCGTGACAGAAGGCCCTATCCAAACGAGCGTTGAGGGTCGGTTTAATGACAGGAAAGAAGGGGTCTCGCTGTCTCAGGGTTGGTCGAACCAGAATAGGCTAAACACGAGAATTGAATTTTCCAAGATTGCACCTGGTTGGAAAGGTGATGTGAACGCATCTTTGACTCCCCAGTCCATCAAAAATGCCAAATTCAATCTGAGCTACGCGCAAAAATCGTTGACAGCGAGGAGCTCTATAGATGTCTTGCAACCTAAGGACTTCGTTGGAAGTGTGACTCTGGGCCACCGCGGCTTCGTTAGTGGCACTGAGATCGCTTATGACATAGCTGGCGGTTTATTGGCACGCTATGCCATGTCACTGGGGTACCTTTCCCGGGACTACTCGTTTATTTTGTCTACAAACAACAGGCAATGCGCGACAGCTACGTTTTTTCAAAACGTTAATCGTTTTTTGCAAGTGGGAACCAAGGCCACTTTGCAATCGAAGGAAAATCCTAATATGAACGTTGAGTTCGTCACTAGATATGTACCAGATCCCATCTCGCAAGTTAAGGCAAAGATTGCGGACTCAGGCTTGGCTACATTGTCGTATAAGCGAGATCTGAATAAAGACACTTCGTTAGGAGTGGGTATGTCTTTCAATGCGCTACAGCTGACCGATCCAGTTCACAAGTTTGGCTGgtctttatctttttcagTCTAA
- the SDP1 gene encoding mitogen-activated protein kinase tyrosine protein phosphatase SDP1 (Stress-inducible dual-specificity MAP kinase phosphatase~similar to YIL113W), whose amino-acid sequence MNIYTSPTRTSSIVSKSGQRPCLPMLATDGKTMDKGSPNEDCESVPCSGLDVRKIYPKGPLLVLPERIYLYSEPTVREVLPFDVVINVAEETNDLQTQVPAVEYHHYRWEHDSQIMLDLPSLTSIIHAAATKREKILIHCQCGLSRSATLVIAYIMKYHHLSLRHSYDLLKSRADKINPSIGLVFQLMEWEVALNAKNNVQANGYRKVP is encoded by the coding sequence ATGAACATATACACATCGCCCACGCGAACATCGAGCATCGTGTCCAAGAGTGGCCAAAGGCCATGTCTGCCCATGTTGGCCACAGATGGAAAAACTATGGACAAGGGAAGCCCGAACGAAGACTGCGAATCCGTACCTTGTTCGGGCTTGGACGTGCGCAAAATCTACCCGAAGGGTCCATTGCTTGTTCTCCCAGAACGAATTTACCTTTATTCGGAACCCACGGTAAGGGAGGTTTTGCCCTTTGATGTGGTTATCAACGTCGCTGAAGAGACAAACGATTTGCAGACGCAGGTTCCAGCTGTCGAGTATCACCACTACCGATGGGAACATGATTCGCAGATTATGCTGGATTTGCCCTCCTTGACTAGTATCATACACGCAGCTGCGACGAAGAGAGAGAAGATACTGATACATTGCCAGTGTGGACTGTCGAGGTCAGCAACGCTGGTAATTGCGTACATCATGAAATACCATCACTTGAGTCTGAGGCACTCATATGATCTGTTGAAATCAAGGGCAGACAAGATAAACCCTTCCATAGGGCTAGTTTTCCAGTTGATGGAATGGGAAGTCGCTCTTAACGCAAAGAATAACGTGCAAGCTAACGGCTATAGAAAAGTACCGTGA
- the HOS4 gene encoding Hos4p (Subunit of the Set3 complex~similar to YIL112W), producing MNDANTKQPLKKRSLSSYLSNVSTRREELDKISKQETPEEEDTANKQRQRETLSEEVNDKSQDTNVSFRSQGAIVHDATPDNLDAKELKDMIQENNSSSHEREVGEDSRPNDVPETNGKMSQAMRATSLPPSNVRNVDIENHQPFSRDQLRAMLKEPKRKTVDDFIEEEGLGAVEEEDLSDEVLEKNTTEPDNEKRDVEYSDSDKDTDDVGSDDPTAPNSPIKLGRRKLVRGDQLDATTNSMFNNESDSELSDIDDSKNIAISSSLFRAGSSPVKETNTNLLNMNSSPAQNANRGSVSKTNDNNKSSHIAVSKRPKQKKGIYRDSGGRTRLQIACDKGKYDVVKNMIEEGGYDINDQDNAGNTALHEAALQGHIDIVELLIENGADVNIKSIEMFGDTPLIDASANGHLDVVKYLLKNGADPTIRNAKGLTAFESVDDESEFDDEEDQKILREIKKRLSIAAKEWTNGTSIHNDNSKNGDNTHTTDRTLYDNTTKTENEKAAESPVIVSTIEEKAPEEEFYWTDVTSRAGKEKLFKASKEGHLPYVGTYVENGGKIDLRSFFESVKCGHEDITSIFLAFGFPVNQTSRDNKTSALMVAVGRGHLGTVKLLLEAGADPTKRDKKGRSALYYAKNSIMGITNSEEIQLIENAMISHSKKHPKINNDDDDDDDNDNDDVTYKHEKRREKTPSPMPTSQRSTSPKIEDEEHDTIMPDVADNDISNDHNVKNFITSDSRKRSEDNENVGIQYPLDWKKRKTIALQDEEKSKSVSPLSMESHSPRKVKSVEVSKIHEETVAEREARLKEEEEYRKKRLEKKRKKEQELLQKLAEDEKKRIEEQQKQKILEMERLEKATLEKAKQMEREKEMEEVSYRRAVRDLYPLGLKIINFNDKLDYRRFLPLYYFVDEKNNKLVLDLQVIILLKDMDLLSKDNRSTSEKFPVDPTHLAPLWNMLKFIFLYGGSYDDDKNSMNNKRFVVNFDGVDLDTKIGYELLEYKKFISLPMSWIKWDNVVIEDSAKRKEIEESMIQISIDEFTKSRNDKLNNAQQPTRKRRCLKIPRELPVKFQHRVSISSILQQTSKEPFW from the coding sequence ATGAATGACGCTAACACGAAACAGCCGCTAAAGAAGAGGTCCCTGAGCAGCTATCTTTCAAACGTGAGCACGAGACGGGAGGAGCTGGATAAGATATCTAAACAAGAGACAcccgaagaagaagatactGCCAATAAGCAGAGACAAAGAGAAACATTGTCAGAAGAAGTAAATGATAAGTCCCAAGACACTAATGTATCGTTTCGCTCTCAGGGTGCAATCGTTCATGACGCTACCCCAGATAACTTGGATGCAAAGGAACTCAAAGACATGATCCAGGAGAATAATTCAAGCTCACATGAACGAGAGGTTGGTGAGGACAGTCGTCCTAACGATGTTCCTGAAACTAATGGGAAAATGAGCCAAGCAATGCGAGCGACAAGTTTGCCGCCATCCAATGTACGTAATGTCGATATTGAAAACCACCAACCTTTTTCGAGAGACCAACTTCGAGCGATGTtaaaagaaccaaaaaggaaaactgTTGATGATTTCATAGAGGAAGAGGGTTTGGGAGCcgttgaagaagaggattTGAGCGATGAGgtacttgaaaaaaatacaacagAACCTGACAATGAGAAAAGAGATGTAGAGTATAGCGACTCAGATAAGGACACAGACGATGTGGGAAGTGATGATCCTACGGCCCCCAATTCACCGATCAAATTAGGTCGTCGCAAGCTGGTTAGGGGTGATCAACTCGATGCAACCACAAACTCCATGTTTAATAACGAATCAGATTCCGAATTATCAGATATCGATGATAGCAAGAATATTGCGATATCCAGTAGCTTATTTAGGGCCGGTTCTTCTCCCGTGAAAGAGACCAACACCAATCTTCTGAATATGAATTCATCACCGGCGCAGAATGCCAATCGGGGTTCCGTCTCTAAGACCAATGACAATAACAAGAGTTCTCATATAGCTGTTTCTAAACGTCCAAAACAGAAGAAGGGTATTTATAGGGATTCTGGTGGTAGAACAAGACTACAAATTGCCTGTGACAAGGGTAAATACGATGTGGTCAAAAATATGATTGAGGAAGGAGGTTACGATATTAATGACCAGGACAATGCTGGTAATACAGCGTTGCATGAAGCGGCATTGCAAGGTCATATCGATATTGTGGAACTGCTCATAGAAAATGGTGCGGATGTAAACATTAAATCTATTGAGATGTTCGGCGATACCCCATTGATCGATGCCTCCGCCAACGGCCACTTAGATGTTGTCAAATATCTTCTTAAAAACGGTGCGGACCCGACTATACGTAATGCTAAAGGATTAACTGCCTTCGAATCTGTTGATGATGAATCTGAAtttgacgatgaagaagaccAGAAGATTTTACgtgaaataaaaaaaaggttaaGTATAGCGGCCAAAGAATGGACTAATGGTACGAGCATCCATAATGACAATTCTAAAAATGGAGATAATACTCACACAACGGATCGAACACTTTATGACAATACCACAAAAACCGAAAACGAAAAAGCGGCCGAATCTCCTGTAATAGTCTCTACTATTGAAGAGAAAGCTCCGGAAGAGGAGTTTTATTGGACGGATGTTACTTCTAGAGcaggaaaagaaaagttattCAAAGCTTCAAAGGAGGGTCATTTACCATATGTTGGCACATACGTAGAAAATGGTGGTAAGATAGACTTAAggtcattttttgaaagtgTTAAATGTGGCCATGAAGATATTACAAGTATTTTTCTGGCGTTCGGATTTCCGGTCAATCAAACGTCAAGGGACAATAAAACGTCTGCTTTAATGGTAGCAGTCGGTCGTGGCCACCTTGGAACTGTTAAACTGCTGTTAGAAGCGGGAGCAGATCCGACGAAAAGGGATAAAAAAGGACGCAGCGCTTTGTACTATGCCAAAAACAGCATAATGGGAATAACAAACAGCGAAGAGATCcaattgattgaaaatGCCATGATTAGTCACTCGAAAAAGCACCCTAAGattaataatgatgatgatgacgacgacgataatgataatgacgATGTAACATATAAACATGAAAAAAGGAGAGAGAAGACTCCATCGCCCATGCCAACAAGCCAGAGAAGTACCAGCCCTAAGATTGAAGACGAAGAGCATGATACGATAATGCCTGATGTTGCAGACAATGACATTAGCAACGACCATAATGTCAAGAACTTTATAACTTCCGATTCGCGTAAAAGATCGGAAGATAATGAGAATGTTGGTATCCAATATCCACTCGACTGGAAAAAACGTAAAACAATTGCTTTgcaagatgaagaaaaatcgAAAAGTGTTTCACCACTCTCCATGGAATCTCACTCTCCTAGGAAAGTAAAGTCTGTAGAGGTAAGTAAAATTCATGAAGAAACGGTTGCTGAAAGAGAAGCAAGACtcaaggaagaagaggagtacagaaagaaaagactagaaaagaaaagaaagaaagaacagGAACTACTACAGAAGTTGGCCGAAgatgagaagaaaaggatcGAAGAACAGCAGAAGCAGAAAATCTTAGAAATGGAAAGATTGGAAAAAGCTACTTTAGAGAAAGCAAAACAAATggaaagggaaaaagaaatggaagaagttTCTTATAGACGAGCCGTAAGAGACTTATATCCGTTAGGACTTAAGATTATTAATTTCAACGATAAACTCGATTATAGAAGATTTTTGCCGCTTTACTATTTCGtagatgaaaaaaacaataaactCGTGCTCGATTTGCAAGTGATAATATTGTTGAAAGACATGGATTTGCTCTCAAAGGACAATCGATCGACATCTGAGAAGTTTCCCGTTGATCCGACACATCTGGCCCCACTGTGGAATATGTTgaaattcatttttttgtatgGAGGTAGttatgatgatgacaagAATAGTATGAACAACAAAAGATTTGTAGTAAATTTTGACGGTGTCGATTTGGACACGAAGATTGGATATGAACTTTTggaatacaaaaaatttataagtCTGCCCATGTCATGGATTAAATGGGATAATGTTGTTATTGAGGACTCTgccaaaagaaaggaaattgaagaaagcATGATTCAAATATCCATAGACGAATTTACAAAGTCGAGAAACGATAAACTCAACAACGCGCAACAACCGACGCGCAAAAGGCGTTGTCTGAAAATACCTCGAGAGTTGCCTGTTAAATTTCAGCACCGTGTGAGCATATCCTCCATTCTCCAGCAGACATCTAAAGAGCCATTTTGGTAA
- the COX5B gene encoding cytochrome c oxidase subunit Vb (Subunit Vb of cytochrome c oxidase~similar to YIL111W) has translation MPNLEQKEIADNLIERQKLPWKTLNNEEIKAAWYISYGEWGPRRPVHGKGDVAFITKGVFLGLGISFGLFGLVRLLANPETPKTMNREWQLKSDEYLKSKNANPWGGYSQVQSK, from the coding sequence ATGCCAAACTTAGAACAGAAAGAGATTGCAGATAACTTGATAGAACGTCAAAAGCTTCCTTGGAAAACCCTTAATAACGAGGAAATTAAAGCGGCTTGGTATATATCGTATGGCGAATGGGGGCCTAGAAGACCTGTACACGGAAAAGGCGATGTTGCATTTATAACCAAGGGAGTTTTTTTGGGGCTGGGAATTTCATTCGGCCTCTTTGGTTTGGTAAGACTACTGGCTAATCCTGAAACTCCAAAGACCATGAACAGGGAATGGCAGTTAAAGTCAGATGAGTATCTGAAGTCAAAAAATGCTAATCCTTGGGGAGGTTATTCTCAAGTTCAATCTAAATAA
- the HPM1 gene encoding protein-histidine N-methyltransferase (AdoMet-dependent methyltransferase~similar to YIL110W) has product MSFSFGFTSNDFEDDELVAQPEAFVESSKENENTTAYTNPLDSDFLLQAGVVQPNVEDLETILQSLKDVRLTFEEFRSPIYEKLLIRRELFDVKHQLMLETDTQSNDNSTELDILLGDTSEDLRKNIYEGGLKSWECSYDLVDLLSEKADRISNNIDAVMEIGCGTALPSEFLFRSALLRNDKSKVLKFVLTDYNASVLRLVTIPNLVITWAKTILTNAEWYALQKDECEDVPINSEELLLSSKLLAAFYNDIRSRNISVILISGSWGRKFSNLIHEVLSDSKKVLSLTSETIYQPDNLPVIAETILDIHKLPQTDVKTYVAAKDIYFGVGGSVTEFETYLDGKINSENLPIRSERFKVNSGLKRSIICIETNKISQ; this is encoded by the coding sequence ATgtcattttcctttggaTTTACCTCCAATGACTTTGAGGATGATGAGCTTGTTGCTCAACCGGAAGCTTTCGTTGAAAGCAGCAAAGAGAACGAAAATACCACTGCTTACACCAATCCATTAGATTCTGACTTCTTGTTACAAGCTGGTGTTGTGCAACCAAATGTAGAAGATCTAGAGACGATATTGCAAAGTCTCAAGGATGTCAGGTTAACATTTGAAGAGTTCCGATCCCCGATATATGAAAAGTTATTGATTAGAAGGGAGCTGTTCGATGTCAAACATCAACTAATGTTGGAGACAGATACTCAATCCAACGACAACTCCACTGAACTAGACATTTTGCTTGGTGATACTTCTGAAGACTTgagaaagaatatttatGAAGGGGGATTGAAATCATGGGAGTGTTCTTATGATTTAGTTGATTTGTTGTCCGAGAAAGCTGACAGAATAAGCAACAATATCGATGCGGTTATGGAAATAGGTTGTGGGACGGCATTACCCTCAGAGTTTCTCTTCAGGTCTGCTCTTCTAAGAAATGATAAATCTAAGGTGTTAAAGTTCGTTTTGACTGATTATAATGCTAGCGTATTAAGATTGGTTACTATACCGAATTTGGTTATAACATGGGCCAAAACGATTTTGACAAATGCAGAATGGTACGCCTTACAAAAAGACGAATGTGAAGATGTTCCAATAAATAGTGAAGAATTGCTTCTTTCTTCGAAGTTGTTAGCTGCCTTTTACAATGATATTCGAAGCAGGAACATCAGTGTCATCCTTATATCAGGATCGTGGGGACGTAAATTTAGTAACTTGATCCATGAAGTACTATCAGACAGCAAAAAGGTACTTTCATTGACCTCAGAAACAATCTATCAACCTGATAATTTGCCAGTTATCGCAGAAACAATACTTGACATACACAAATTACCACAAACTGATGTCAAAACTTACGTGGCAGCAAAGGATATTTATTTTGGCGTTGGCGGTAGTGTCActgaatttgaaacttACTTGGATGGCAAAATAAACTCCGAAAATTTACCAATTCGGTCTGAAAGATTCAAAGTCAACTCTGGTTTGAAGAGGTCGATTATATGCATTGAAACGAATAAAATTAGCCAATAA
- the SEC24 gene encoding COPII subunit SEC24 (Component of the Sec23p-Sec24p heterodimer of the COPII vesicle coat~similar to YIL109C), which yields MSHHKKRVYPQAQLQYGQSATPLQQPAQFMPPQDPAAAGMNYGQMGMPPQAAIPSTGQQQFLTPAQEQLHQQIDQATTSMNDMHLHNVPLVDPNAYMQPQVPVQMGTPLQQQQQPLAAPSYGQPSAAMGQNMRPMNQLYPIDLLTELPPPITDLTLPPPPLVVPPEKMLVPSELSNASPDYIRSTLNAVPKNSSLLKKSKLPFGLVIRPYQHLYDDIDPPPLNEDGLIVRCRRCRSYMNPFVNFIEQGRRWRCNFCRLANGVPMQMDQSDPNDPKSRYDRNEIKCAVMEYMAPKEYTLRQPPPATYCFLIDVSQSSIKSGLLATTINTLLQNLDSIPNHDERTRISILCVDNAIHYFKIPLDSENNEESADQINMMDIADLEEPFLPRPNSMVVSLKACRQNIETLLTKIPQIFQSNLITSFALGPALKSAYHLIGGVGGKIIVVSGTLPNLGIGKLQRRNESGVVNTSKETAQLLSCQDSFYKNFTIDCSKVQITVDLFLASEDYMDVASLSNLSRFTAGQTHFYPGFSGKNPNDIVKFSTEFAKHISMDFCMETVMRARGSTGLRMSRFYGHFFNRSSDLCAFSTMPRDQSYLFEVNVDESIMADYCYIQVAVLLSLNNSQRRIRIITLAMPTTESLAEVYASADQLAIASFYNSKAVEKALNSSLDDARILINKSVQDILATYKKEIVVSNTAGGAPLRLCANLRMFPLLMHSLTKHMAFRSGIVPSDHRASALNNLESLPLKYLIKNIYPDVYSLHDMADEAGLPVQTEDGEATGTIVLPQPINATSSLFERYGLYLIDNGNELFLWMGGDAVPALVFDVFGTQDIFDIPIGKQEIPVVENSEFNQRVRNIINQLRNHDDVITYQSLYIVRGASLSEPVNHASAREVATLRLWASSTLVEDKILNNESYREFLQIMKARISK from the coding sequence ATGTCGCACCACAAGAAACGTGTTTACCCACAGGCTCAGCTCCAGTATGGACAAAGCGCCACCCCTCTACAGCAACCAGCACAATTCATGCCTCCCCAGGACCCGGCAGCAGCTGGAATGAACTATGGACAGATGGGAATGCCGCCACAAGCCGCAATCCCCTCCACAGGCCAGCAGCAGTTCCTAACGCCTGCTCAAGAACAATTACACCAGCAAATTGATCAAGCCACCACTTCCATGAACGATATGCATCTGCACAACGTCCCTCTAGTCGACCCTAACGCTTATATGCAGCCGCAGGTCCCCGTACAGATGGGCACACCCTtgcagcaacagcaacaaccaCTGGCAGCACCTTCCTATGGCCAACCTAGCGCCGCAATGGGCCAAAACATGAGACCCATGAACCAGTTGTATCCGATTGATCTGTTGACGGAATTGCCACCTCCAATTACCGATTTGACCTTGCCTCCCCCACCTTTGGTTGTTCCTCCAGAAAAGATGTTAGTTCCGTCGGAATTGTCCAATGCGTCTCCAGATTATATCAGATCGACTTTGAACGCTGTCCCTAAGAACAGCTCCCTGCTGAAAAAGTCTAAGCTGCCATTCGGGCTGGTTATCAGACCTTATCAACACTTGTACGACGATATCGACCCGCCTCCATTAAATGAAGATGGACTAATCGTCCGTTGTCGCCGTTGTCGTTCTTACATGAACCCCTTTGTCAACTTTATCGAGCAAGGCAGAAGATGGAGATGTAACTTTTGTCGTCTGGCCAATGGCGTTCCTATGCAAATGGATCAGAGCGATCCGAACGACCCAAAGAGTAGATACGAcagaaatgaaattaaaTGTGCTGTCATGGAATACATGGCCCCAAAGGAATATACCCTAAGACAACCACCCCCAGCCACTTACTGTTTTCTGATCGATGTCTCCCAATCTTCCATCAAGAGTGGGTTGCTGGCTACTACCATCAACACTCTTTTGCAAAATCTTGATTCAATTCCAAATCACGATGAAAGAACCAGGATCTCCATTTTATGTGTGGACAACGCCATCCACTACTTCAAAATCCCATTGGATTCTGAAAACAATGAAGAATCTGCCGATCAAATCAATATGATGGATATTGCCGACCTGGAAGAGCCTTTCTTGCCCAGACCAAACTCAATGGTTGTATCCTTGAAGGCCTGCAGACAAAACATTGAAACCTTATTGACCAAAATTCCTCAAATCTTTCAGTCTAATTTGATCACAAGTTTCGCTCTTGGCCCTGCTTTGAAATCGGCTTATCATTTGATCGGTGGCGTTGGTGGTAAAATAATTGTTGTTTCAGGTACTTTGCCCAACTTAGGCATAGGGAAATTGCAAAGGAGAAATGAGAGCGGTGTTGTCAACACATCCAAGGAAACTGCACAACTACTTTCCTGTCAAGACTCGTTTTATAAGAATTTCACCATCGATTGCTCCAAAGTACAAATTACTGTGGATTTATTCTTGGCTTCTGAAGATTATATGGATGTTGCGTCACTATCCAATTTGAGTCGTTTCACTGCTGGTCAAACTCATTTCTACCCTGGTTTCTCAGGCAAGAACCCAAATGATATTGTCAAATTTTCCACTGAGTTTGCCAAACATATTTCCATGGATTTCTGTATGGAAACTGTTATGAGAGCTCGTGGTTCCACAGGTTTGAGAATGAGCAGGTTCTACGgccatttcttcaatagaTCGTCTGATTTGTGTGCATTTTCCACCATGCCAAGAGATCAATCATACTTGTTTGAAGTTAACGTTGATGAATCTATTATGGCAGACTACTGTTACATTCAAGTAGCAGTACTTTTATCTTTGAATAATAGTCAACGTAGAATCAGAATTATAACCCTGGCAATGCCAACCACGGAATCGTTGGCGGAAGTCTATGCATCTGCTGACCAATTAGCCATAGCTTCATTTTATAACTCAAAGGCGGTGGAGAAGGCATTGAATTCCAGTTTGGATGACGCAAGAATATTAATCAACAAATCAGTACAAGATATTTTAGCCACATACAAGAAGGAAATAGTGGTATCTAATACTGCGGGAGGGGCTCCATTAAGATTATGTGCCAATTTGAGAATGTTTCCACTGCTAATGCATTCTTTAACTAAGCATATGGCATTCAGATCTGGTATTGTCCCTAGTGACCATCGTGCCTCTGCTTTGAACAACTTAGAATCACTACCATTGAAATACTTGATCAAAAACATCTACCCTGATGTGTATTCGTTGCATGACATGGCTGATGAGGCTGGGTTACCAGTGCAAACTGAAGATGGCGAAGCTACTGGCACAATTGTTTTACCTCAACCCATCAATGCTACCTCTTCGTTATTCGAAAGATACGGTTTATACTTAATAGATAATGGCAACGAATTATTTTTGTGGATGGGTGGTGATGCCGTGCCAGCATTAGTATTTGATGTGTTTGGAACCCAGGATATCTTTGACATTCCAATAGGCAAACAGGAAATACCTGTTGTGGAAAATTCCGAATTTAATCAAAGGGTAAGAAACATTATCAACCAATTGAGAAACCACGACGATGTGATCACTTACCAATCATTGTATATTGTTAGGGGAGCCTCTTTGAGCGAGCCTGTTAACCATGCATCTGCTAGGGAAGTTGCAACCCTAAGACTATGGGCTTCTAGCACTTTAGTAGAGGATaagattttgaataacGAAAGTTACAGAGAATTCTTACAAATCATGAAAGCCAGAATTAGCAAATAA